A section of the Leptotrichia sp. HSP-342 genome encodes:
- the recO gene encoding DNA repair protein RecO: MKIIKTNCIVLKKKEMKEADLQVTLFSKDYGKIIATAYGIRKSNKRNVVSLNPLNEVEVTLSQRNNYYIIKEVEIIKNFNNIIKNIDKLEISLYILDSIDKIYYMINENGNFFDKLVEILSFIDILPCLKKGYKYYVVLSFLRRIMIEQGIYDIEEISLILRKEKSENIKKYKEILQISKNTSNILEIQKKFEKYIDFLRKMVIIFENFINRNLQVEIKIKKFIMEEFYGN; encoded by the coding sequence ATGAAAATAATAAAGACAAATTGTATTGTTTTAAAGAAAAAAGAAATGAAGGAAGCGGATTTACAGGTTACACTTTTCAGTAAGGATTATGGTAAAATCATAGCAACTGCCTATGGAATTCGAAAATCCAATAAAAGAAATGTTGTTTCCTTAAATCCGCTGAATGAAGTTGAAGTAACACTTTCACAAAGAAACAATTATTACATTATAAAAGAAGTGGAAATTATAAAAAATTTTAATAACATTATAAAAAATATTGACAAACTGGAAATTTCATTATATATATTGGATAGTATAGATAAAATTTATTATATGATAAATGAAAATGGAAATTTTTTTGATAAGCTGGTGGAAATATTGAGTTTCATTGATATCCTTCCTTGTTTGAAGAAAGGCTATAAATATTATGTTGTATTATCATTCTTGCGAAGGATAATGATAGAACAGGGTATTTATGATATTGAGGAAATAAGTTTAATATTGAGAAAAGAAAAAAGCGAAAATATAAAAAAATATAAAGAAATTTTGCAAATTTCAAAAAATACTTCAAATATACTTGAAATTCAGAAAAAATTTGAAAAATATATTGATTTCTTAAGAAAAATGGTTATAATTTTTGAAAATTTTATAAACAGAAATTTACAGGTTGAGATAAAAATAAAGAAATTTATTATGGAGGAATTTTATGGAAACTAA
- the mreC gene encoding rod shape-determining protein MreC, which yields MSLDNFYEKKSTGRTILIIIIIIIVLFAFKNRITSSFTFMDGITQSVNFRLVKVKSMLYTQILKLKSRVNDISYIDDYIENNKTRDFELQKNKVQNMELAYVKQENENLRKMLEMRQKTQAEFIAADVALVENGNSSEKMYINKGSAQGIKINLPVMYDGYLIGKISKVSEEYSEVTLLTSKTSKLSVVVNNGSLQILRGNGNGTYSIQNYNETSVNKDTIFNIETSGVSDILPRGLRVGTFKVTELNAFNKMKEVRFKPNVNIFDIQSVLVYKWSINDSINTQIQKELKAQEEQQNKENSQTN from the coding sequence ATGAGTTTGGATAATTTTTATGAGAAAAAAAGTACAGGTAGGACAATCTTAATAATAATAATTATAATAATAGTTTTATTTGCATTTAAAAATAGGATTACAAGTTCATTTACTTTTATGGACGGAATAACACAGTCAGTAAATTTCAGGCTGGTAAAAGTGAAGAGCATGCTTTACACACAGATATTAAAGTTAAAATCCAGAGTTAATGATATTAGCTATATTGATGATTACATCGAAAATAATAAGACAAGAGATTTTGAGCTGCAAAAAAATAAAGTTCAGAATATGGAACTTGCTTATGTGAAGCAAGAAAATGAAAATTTACGTAAAATGCTTGAAATGCGTCAAAAAACACAAGCTGAATTTATAGCTGCAGACGTAGCACTCGTGGAAAATGGTAATTCGTCAGAAAAAATGTATATAAATAAAGGATCTGCACAGGGAATAAAAATAAATCTGCCTGTAATGTATGATGGCTATCTTATAGGAAAGATTTCTAAAGTCAGTGAGGAATATTCTGAAGTTACCTTGCTTACAAGCAAAACTTCTAAACTGAGCGTAGTTGTAAATAATGGAAGTCTTCAAATTCTACGTGGAAACGGAAATGGGACATACTCAATTCAGAATTATAATGAAACTAGTGTTAATAAGGATACAATATTTAATATAGAAACTTCAGGAGTAAGTGATATATTACCAAGAGGACTTAGAGTAGGAACTTTTAAAGTGACAGAACTGAACGCATTCAATAAAATGAAGGAAGTAAGGTTTAAGCCTAATGTGAACATATTTGATATTCAAAGTGTCCTAGTCTATAAATGGAGTATTAATGATTCAATAAATACACAGATACAAAAAGAGTTAAAAGCTCAGGAAGAACAGCAAAATAAAGAGAATTCACAAACAAATTAA
- a CDS encoding hydroxymethylglutaryl-CoA synthase, which produces MKIKEIGKKIKIGIDKIGFAMPKYFLDIRDLALGRNENENKFVKGLMQSEMSIAPVTEDIVSLGASAAEQILDEEDKKNIEMVIVGTESGIDQSKASAVFIHHLLGIQPFARCIEIKEACYGATAALSFAKNYIEKNENASVLVIASDIAKYGIDTPGESTQGAGSIAMLIKKDPKIAVINDENVCQTRDIMDFWRPNYSNFPIVDGHFSTKQYLDCLVTTFDEYKKRYNQDLCDFDGFCFHLPFPKLGLKAINSLLEKNVEKETKNKFLEKFHTSIIYGKRVGNIYTGSLYLSLLSLLENCDSLKAGDNIGMYSYGSGAVCEFFNLTLAEDFKNHLRHDRLNDFDNRKQLSINEYENLFFEKIILDNEGNCDFSNRKLIQESDNAFVLEKVENHKRIYKKIK; this is translated from the coding sequence ATGAAAATAAAAGAAATAGGAAAAAAAATCAAAATTGGAATAGATAAAATTGGTTTTGCAATGCCAAAATACTTTTTAGATATACGAGATTTAGCACTTGGAAGAAATGAAAATGAAAATAAGTTTGTAAAAGGTCTTATGCAAAGCGAGATGAGCATTGCACCTGTAACGGAGGATATTGTGTCGCTTGGGGCAAGTGCGGCTGAACAAATTTTAGACGAAGAAGATAAAAAAAATATTGAAATGGTTATTGTTGGAACAGAATCTGGAATTGATCAAAGTAAGGCTTCTGCTGTTTTTATTCATCATCTGCTGGGTATTCAGCCATTTGCAAGATGTATCGAAATTAAGGAAGCCTGCTACGGGGCAACTGCTGCTTTAAGTTTTGCCAAAAACTATATTGAAAAAAACGAAAATGCCTCAGTTCTAGTAATTGCTTCAGACATTGCAAAATACGGAATTGACACTCCTGGAGAATCTACACAAGGGGCAGGAAGTATCGCAATGCTAATAAAAAAAGACCCAAAAATTGCCGTAATAAATGATGAAAATGTATGCCAAACACGTGATATTATGGACTTCTGGCGTCCTAACTACTCAAATTTTCCAATAGTAGACGGACATTTTTCAACAAAGCAGTATCTTGACTGCCTTGTAACAACATTTGATGAATACAAAAAAAGATATAATCAAGATTTATGTGATTTTGATGGTTTCTGTTTTCATTTACCATTTCCAAAACTAGGATTGAAAGCGATTAATTCACTTTTAGAAAAAAATGTGGAAAAAGAAACAAAAAATAAATTTTTGGAAAAATTTCATACTTCAATAATTTATGGAAAACGAGTCGGAAATATCTATACAGGCTCTCTTTATCTAAGTTTGCTTTCATTACTTGAAAACTGTGATAGCTTAAAGGCTGGTGACAATATTGGAATGTATAGTTATGGAAGCGGCGCTGTTTGTGAATTTTTTAATCTAACCCTTGCAGAAGACTTTAAAAATCATCTAAGGCACGATAGATTAAACGATTTTGACAATAGAAAGCAATTATCAATAAATGAATATGAAAATTTATTTTTTGAAAAAATAATTTTAGATAATGAAGGAAATTGTGATTTTTCAAATAGAAAACTTATTCAGGAAAGTGATAATGCGTTTGTATTGGAAAAAGTGGAAAATCATAAAAGGATTTACAAAAAAATAAAATAA
- a CDS encoding sugar O-acetyltransferase, whose translation MNLEEQRQFILSGKVYNDLTPELIKARENTVFLTNKYNESFGKPTSEREAILKNLLKSIGKNVHFEPTFRCEFGFNISIGNNFYANFDCVMLDGGGIEIGNNVLFGPRVGIYTSNHSIDAEERINGGCYAKPVKIGNNVWIGAGVHINQGVTIGNNTIIGSGSIVTKDIPDNVIAAGVPCKVIRKITEKDKTGYKP comes from the coding sequence ATGAATTTAGAAGAACAGCGGCAGTTTATTTTATCAGGAAAAGTTTACAATGATTTAACTCCAGAGCTTATAAAAGCTAGAGAAAATACTGTTTTTTTAACAAATAAATATAACGAAAGTTTTGGAAAACCAACATCAGAAAGAGAAGCAATCCTAAAAAATCTTTTAAAATCAATTGGTAAAAACGTACACTTTGAGCCGACATTCCGATGTGAATTTGGATTTAATATTTCAATAGGAAATAACTTTTATGCAAATTTTGACTGTGTAATGCTTGATGGTGGCGGAATTGAAATTGGAAATAATGTTCTTTTTGGACCAAGAGTAGGAATTTATACTTCTAATCACAGTATTGATGCAGAAGAAAGAATTAATGGGGGATGTTATGCCAAGCCTGTGAAAATAGGTAACAATGTATGGATTGGTGCAGGAGTCCACATTAATCAAGGAGTTACAATTGGAAACAACACTATTATCGGCTCTGGAAGTATTGTTACAAAAGATATTCCAGATAATGTAATTGCCGCAGGAGTACCGTGCAAAGTTATCAGAAAAATAACAGAAAAAGATAAAACTGGCTATAAACCTTAA
- a CDS encoding hydroxymethylglutaryl-CoA reductase, degradative: MKKENQKKLNWLGFQKKERTERIQMLKDNGFLTEEFEQLLKKNENLPLETANQMTENGIGTFALPFSIAPNFIIDEKDYAVPMVTEEPSVVAGCSYAAKIIGKSGGFTTKILDRKMIGQVALYDILDFENAISMILENKNEILKIANDAHPSIVARGGGAINIEAKNIDEFLIVYLIADVKEAMGANILNTMLETIKMPLENITNGKSLMAILSNYATESLVKAECEVNVKLLSSSMETSIETAKKIELASKFAKLDIYRATTHNKGIFNGIDAVVIATGNDWRAIEAGGNAFAVKNGKYEGLTTWTFDESTNKLKGELTLPMPIASVGGSIGLNPSVKAAFNILGNPDARTLASIITSVGLAQNFAAVKALVTTGIQHGHMKLQARSLALFAGAKGKEIDIVVEKLLESGKSINLENVKVILEEIKIKK; the protein is encoded by the coding sequence ATGAAAAAGGAAAATCAAAAAAAATTAAATTGGCTTGGCTTTCAAAAAAAAGAACGAACTGAGCGAATACAGATGTTAAAAGATAATGGATTTTTAACTGAAGAATTTGAACAACTTCTGAAAAAAAATGAGAACTTGCCACTAGAAACTGCAAATCAAATGACTGAAAATGGAATTGGAACATTTGCCTTGCCATTCAGCATTGCTCCAAACTTTATTATTGATGAAAAAGATTATGCTGTGCCAATGGTTACAGAAGAACCATCTGTTGTGGCAGGGTGCAGTTACGCAGCTAAAATTATTGGAAAATCTGGCGGTTTCACAACAAAAATTTTGGACAGGAAAATGATTGGGCAAGTTGCATTGTATGATATTTTAGACTTTGAAAATGCTATTTCGATGATTTTGGAAAATAAAAATGAAATTTTAAAAATTGCAAATGATGCCCATCCTTCGATTGTAGCACGTGGCGGCGGTGCGATTAATATTGAAGCAAAGAATATTGATGAATTTCTGATTGTTTATCTGATTGCCGATGTGAAGGAGGCTATGGGAGCAAATATTTTGAATACAATGCTTGAGACAATAAAAATGCCGCTTGAAAATATTACAAACGGAAAAAGCCTAATGGCAATTTTATCAAATTATGCAACCGAATCTCTTGTAAAAGCCGAATGTGAAGTAAATGTAAAACTTCTTAGCAGCTCAATGGAAACATCTATTGAAACTGCAAAAAAAATAGAACTTGCAAGCAAATTTGCAAAACTTGATATTTATCGTGCCACAACTCATAATAAAGGGATTTTCAACGGAATTGACGCTGTAGTAATCGCTACTGGGAACGACTGGCGTGCAATTGAAGCTGGAGGAAATGCTTTTGCTGTGAAAAATGGCAAATACGAAGGTCTTACAACTTGGACTTTTGATGAAAGCACAAATAAATTAAAAGGCGAACTTACCCTCCCAATGCCAATCGCAAGTGTAGGTGGCTCAATAGGACTAAATCCAAGCGTAAAAGCTGCATTTAATATTTTAGGAAATCCTGACGCAAGGACACTGGCAAGCATTATTACATCAGTAGGGCTTGCTCAAAACTTTGCCGCAGTAAAAGCACTTGTTACAACTGGAATACAGCACGGACACATGAAGCTGCAGGCTCGTTCATTAGCACTTTTTGCTGGTGCAAAAGGTAAAGAAATTGATATTGTTGTAGAAAAACTTTTGGAAAGTGGAAAAAGTATTAATTTGGAAAATGTGAAGGTAATTTTAGAAGAAATAAAAATCAAAAAATAA
- the groL gene encoding chaperonin GroEL (60 kDa chaperone family; promotes refolding of misfolded polypeptides especially under stressful conditions; forms two stacked rings of heptamers to form a barrel-shaped 14mer; ends can be capped by GroES; misfolded proteins enter the barrel where they are refolded when GroES binds): MGKIIKFNEDARKALEVGVDTLADAVKITLGPKGRNVVLDRGFGAPMITNDGVTIAKEIELKDPIENLGAQIVKEVATKSNDVAGDGTTTATVLAQALIKEGLKMVASGANPVFIRRGMELASKKVIEELTKRAKKVESNEEIAQVGAISAGDVEIGQLIAQAMEKVGESGVITVEEARSLDTTLEVVEGMQFDNGYLSPYMVSDSERMVVEMDNPFVLITDKKIANMKELLPILEKTVELGRPMLIIAEDVEGEALATLVVNKLRGTLNIAAVKAPAFGDRRKAMLQDIAILTGGEVISEEKGIKLETADINFLGQAKKVRITKDNTVIVDGLGEKDAIQARIGQIKNSIAETTSDYDREKLQERLAKLSGGVAVIKVGAATETEMKERKLRIEDALNATKAAVEEGIVPGGGTILIQIAKAIEDFKLEGEEGLGVEIVKRALSAPLRQIVINAGIDAGVVIEKVKNSENGIGFDAAKEEYVDMVKAGIIDPAKVTRSAIQNAVSVSSVLLTTEVAVGNEKEESPAGGMPGGMGMPGMM, translated from the coding sequence ATGGGAAAAATAATAAAATTTAATGAAGATGCGAGAAAAGCGCTTGAAGTGGGAGTAGATACACTAGCTGACGCTGTAAAAATTACACTTGGACCGAAAGGAAGAAATGTAGTATTAGATAGAGGATTTGGAGCACCAATGATTACAAATGATGGTGTTACAATAGCAAAAGAAATCGAACTTAAAGATCCAATCGAAAATCTTGGAGCACAAATTGTAAAAGAAGTGGCTACAAAGTCAAATGATGTGGCAGGAGACGGTACAACTACTGCAACTGTACTGGCACAGGCTTTAATCAAAGAAGGACTGAAAATGGTAGCTTCTGGAGCAAATCCTGTATTTATAAGACGTGGAATGGAACTTGCTTCTAAAAAAGTTATTGAAGAACTTACAAAAAGAGCTAAAAAAGTGGAATCAAATGAAGAAATAGCACAAGTTGGGGCAATTTCAGCAGGAGATGTAGAAATAGGACAATTAATTGCTCAAGCTATGGAAAAAGTTGGAGAATCTGGAGTTATTACAGTTGAGGAAGCGCGTTCTTTGGATACAACTCTGGAAGTTGTGGAAGGAATGCAGTTTGACAACGGATACTTGTCACCTTACATGGTTTCAGATTCTGAAAGAATGGTTGTGGAAATGGACAATCCATTTGTCTTGATCACAGATAAAAAAATTGCAAACATGAAAGAATTATTGCCAATCTTGGAAAAAACAGTGGAATTAGGACGACCAATGCTTATAATCGCTGAAGATGTGGAAGGAGAAGCACTTGCAACTCTTGTTGTAAATAAACTTCGTGGAACATTAAATATTGCCGCTGTAAAAGCTCCAGCGTTTGGAGACAGAAGAAAGGCTATGTTACAGGATATTGCAATTTTAACAGGTGGAGAAGTTATTTCTGAAGAAAAAGGAATTAAACTTGAAACTGCTGATATTAATTTCTTGGGACAAGCTAAAAAAGTTAGAATTACTAAAGATAATACCGTTATCGTAGACGGTCTTGGAGAAAAAGATGCAATACAAGCAAGAATTGGACAAATTAAAAATTCAATTGCTGAAACAACTTCTGATTATGACAGAGAAAAATTGCAGGAAAGACTTGCTAAATTATCTGGTGGAGTGGCTGTAATAAAAGTTGGAGCTGCAACTGAAACTGAAATGAAAGAAAGAAAATTGAGAATTGAAGATGCTTTAAATGCAACAAAAGCAGCTGTGGAAGAAGGAATTGTGCCTGGAGGAGGAACAATCTTGATTCAAATCGCAAAAGCAATTGAAGACTTTAAATTAGAAGGTGAAGAAGGGCTTGGAGTGGAAATTGTGAAAAGAGCATTATCTGCACCACTTAGACAAATTGTTATCAATGCTGGAATTGATGCAGGTGTCGTAATTGAAAAAGTAAAAAATTCTGAAAATGGAATAGGATTTGACGCTGCAAAAGAAGAATATGTAGATATGGTAAAAGCTGGAATCATTGATCCTGCCAAAGTAACACGTTCTGCAATTCAAAATGCAGTATCAGTATCATCAGTATTATTAACAACTGAAGTTGCAGTTGGTAATGAAAAAGAAGAATCGCCAGCTGGTGGAATGCCAGGTGGAATGGGAATGCCAGGAATGATGTAA
- a CDS encoding co-chaperone GroES: MIIKPLGERVLIKQTEQEEVTKSGIVLPGTASKEKPIIGEVLAVGSKIEEVKVGDKVIFEKYSGTEVKDGEENYLILEKDNVLAIVE, translated from the coding sequence ATGATAATTAAACCATTGGGAGAAAGAGTTTTAATAAAACAGACAGAGCAGGAAGAAGTTACAAAAAGCGGGATTGTATTGCCAGGGACAGCTTCAAAGGAAAAACCGATAATTGGAGAAGTTTTAGCAGTTGGTTCAAAGATTGAGGAAGTCAAAGTTGGAGATAAAGTAATTTTTGAAAAATATTCTGGAACAGAAGTTAAGGATGGGGAAGAAAACTACTTAATTTTAGAAAAAGACAATGTTTTGGCAATTGTTGAATAA
- a CDS encoding IS30 family transposase produces the protein MSHKYFTINERNKLEVLLKENYKIAKIAKILNRHRTTIYREIKRINGEYSSENAQADASTKAANKGRSSKITAELKNLIEDRLYKTWSPEQIAGRELKGRLSFKTIYNWLYSNFLDVSLNVLRRKGRRAKTKETRGKFNIGKSIGDRPQEVRKKEVFGHWELDSVVSARGENKACFATFVELKTRFYVAIKMKNRSKSSMLEAIKRLTAGIPKGAFKTFTSDRGKEFSCWEEVEKMGIEFYFADSYCSWQRGCNENSNGLLREFYPKKTDISKIDTEDLIRTLMLINSRPRKCLNYATPFEKFLHEISFKKS, from the coding sequence ATGAGCCATAAATATTTTACCATAAATGAAAGAAATAAACTAGAGGTTCTGCTAAAAGAAAATTACAAAATTGCTAAAATTGCTAAAATCCTTAACAGGCACAGGACTACCATTTATCGTGAAATAAAAAGAATTAATGGCGAATACTCTTCTGAAAATGCTCAGGCAGATGCCAGTACAAAAGCTGCTAATAAAGGAAGAAGCTCAAAAATTACTGCTGAATTGAAAAACCTGATAGAGGACAGGCTCTACAAAACCTGGTCCCCTGAACAAATTGCTGGCAGGGAACTAAAGGGGAGACTGTCATTTAAAACTATCTATAACTGGCTGTACAGTAATTTTTTAGATGTTTCGCTGAATGTCTTGAGAAGAAAGGGGAGGAGAGCGAAAACTAAGGAGACAAGAGGAAAATTCAATATTGGGAAGTCAATTGGCGACAGACCGCAAGAAGTCAGGAAAAAAGAAGTTTTTGGGCATTGGGAGCTGGACTCGGTAGTTTCAGCAAGAGGAGAAAACAAAGCCTGCTTTGCGACATTTGTAGAATTGAAGACAAGATTTTATGTGGCAATAAAGATGAAAAATAGAAGTAAAAGTTCAATGCTGGAAGCAATAAAACGGCTGACAGCCGGTATTCCAAAAGGAGCATTCAAGACTTTCACATCAGACAGGGGCAAGGAATTTTCGTGCTGGGAAGAGGTGGAGAAGATGGGAATAGAATTCTATTTTGCAGATTCTTACTGCTCATGGCAGAGAGGCTGCAATGAAAACAGCAACGGTCTTCTAAGAGAATTTTATCCAAAGAAGACCGACATATCAAAAATAGATACAGAAGACTTGATAAGAACTTTAATGCTGATAAATTCGAGACCAAGAAAATGTTTAAACTATGCAACGCCATTTGAAAAATTTTTACACGAAATTAGTTTTAAAAAAAGTTAG
- the ilvC gene encoding ketol-acid reductoisomerase: protein MAGNILGTTVYYDADCDLSKLEGKKITVLGYGSQGHAHSLNLREGGFDVTVGLRKGSKSWDEATEAGFTVKETADAVKDADIVMILIPDEIQADVYASDIAPNLKEGAYIAFGHGFNIHFEKIVPREDISVFMVAPKGPGHLVRRTFQEGSGVPCLVAVYKDPAGDAMEVAKAWASAIGGGRSGILETTFKQETETDLFGEQAVLCGGVVELMKVGFEVLTEAGYDPVNAYFECLHEMKLIVDLIYEGGLATMRSSISNTAEYGDYITGPKIITAETKEAMKQVLADIQSGKFANDFLADSKAGQPFLKEKRAEFANHGVEKVGAELRKLMPWIKK from the coding sequence ATGGCAGGAAATATTTTAGGAACAACAGTTTATTATGATGCTGACTGTGATTTGAGTAAATTGGAAGGTAAAAAAATTACTGTATTAGGGTATGGTTCGCAAGGGCATGCACATTCTTTAAATTTGAGAGAAGGTGGATTTGATGTAACTGTTGGACTTAGAAAAGGTTCAAAATCTTGGGATGAGGCTACTGAAGCAGGATTTACAGTAAAAGAAACTGCAGATGCCGTAAAAGATGCAGATATAGTTATGATTTTGATTCCAGATGAAATTCAGGCTGATGTATATGCGTCTGATATTGCACCAAACTTGAAAGAAGGAGCATACATTGCATTTGGACATGGATTTAACATTCACTTTGAAAAAATTGTTCCAAGAGAAGATATAAGCGTATTCATGGTTGCACCAAAAGGACCTGGACACTTAGTAAGAAGAACATTCCAAGAAGGAAGTGGAGTACCTTGTTTAGTAGCAGTGTATAAAGATCCAGCAGGAGATGCAATGGAAGTTGCCAAAGCATGGGCATCAGCTATTGGTGGAGGAAGATCAGGAATCCTTGAAACTACATTCAAGCAAGAAACAGAAACAGATTTATTCGGTGAACAGGCTGTATTGTGTGGTGGAGTAGTAGAACTTATGAAAGTAGGATTTGAAGTATTGACAGAAGCTGGATATGATCCTGTAAATGCTTACTTTGAATGCTTACACGAAATGAAACTTATCGTAGACTTGATTTATGAAGGTGGATTGGCAACAATGAGAAGCTCAATTTCAAATACTGCTGAATATGGAGATTACATCACAGGACCAAAAATCATAACTGCTGAAACAAAAGAAGCTATGAAACAAGTATTAGCAGATATCCAATCAGGTAAATTTGCAAATGACTTCTTAGCAGACTCAAAAGCAGGACAACCATTCTTAAAAGAAAAAAGAGCAGAATTTGCAAATCACGGTGTAGAAAAAGTTGGAGCTGAATTAAGAAAACTTATGCCTTGGATTAAAAAGTAA
- a CDS encoding FxLYD domain-containing protein, whose translation MKKIIMIMGMALVLSSCGVVGVAGSIAGGTIKAAGTVTGAVIKTTGNIIGGIIGGNDGEINAKGVKYKFSKAKVENDGNTTIVTGVLTNSGSRKENVTIEIPCFDKKGTKVGDVVDSTDSIDKNKKWEFRAVLNSGDVKACKVKDAYVNAQ comes from the coding sequence ATGAAAAAAATAATAATGATAATGGGAATGGCTTTAGTTCTTTCATCTTGTGGAGTTGTTGGAGTGGCAGGAAGTATTGCTGGAGGGACAATTAAGGCAGCGGGAACTGTTACAGGAGCAGTAATTAAGACAACTGGGAATATTATTGGTGGAATAATCGGCGGAAATGATGGAGAAATTAATGCGAAAGGTGTTAAGTATAAATTTTCTAAGGCAAAAGTTGAAAATGATGGGAATACAACAATTGTAACAGGAGTTTTAACAAATAGTGGGAGCAGAAAGGAAAATGTTACTATTGAAATCCCTTGCTTTGATAAAAAAGGAACAAAAGTTGGAGATGTTGTAGACAGCACGGACTCCATTGATAAAAATAAAAAATGGGAGTTTAGAGCTGTTCTAAATTCGGGAGATGTAAAAGCGTGTAAAGTGAAGGATGCTTATGTAAATGCACAATAA
- a CDS encoding DNA alkylation repair protein: MDFNKLYKEMIQHKNKEQAQKMSKYMLNKFEYIGIKTPERRKIFKNFFKEYKNEEKIDWEFVNKCWENKYREFQYVGADYLKNMKDKLTIDDIPKLKQLILKKSWWDTIDNLDMTIGALALKDSNVNKILIEWSLDENTWLRRIAIDHQLLRKEKTNTELLEKILKNNLGQTKFFINKAIGWALRDYSKTNPKWVKNFIEKNKEKMAKLSIKEASKYF, from the coding sequence ATGGATTTTAATAAACTTTATAAAGAAATGATTCAGCATAAAAATAAAGAACAGGCTCAAAAAATGTCAAAATATATGCTTAATAAATTTGAATATATTGGAATCAAGACGCCTGAAAGACGCAAAATATTTAAAAATTTTTTCAAGGAATACAAGAATGAAGAAAAAATCGACTGGGAATTTGTAAATAAATGCTGGGAAAATAAGTACAGGGAATTTCAGTATGTTGGAGCAGATTACCTAAAGAATATGAAAGATAAGTTGACAATAGACGATATTCCAAAGCTTAAACAGTTAATCTTGAAAAAATCGTGGTGGGATACGATAGACAATTTAGATATGACAATAGGAGCTTTGGCATTAAAAGATTCAAATGTGAATAAAATATTGATAGAATGGAGTCTTGATGAAAATACTTGGCTTAGAAGAATTGCCATTGATCATCAGCTTTTGAGAAAAGAAAAAACAAATACTGAATTACTGGAAAAGATTTTAAAGAATAATCTGGGACAGACGAAATTTTTTATCAATAAGGCGATAGGCTGGGCATTGAGAGATTATAGCAAGACTAATCCTAAGTGGGTAAAAAATTTTATTGAGAAAAATAAAGAAAAAATGGCAAAATTAAGCATTAAAGAAGCTAGTAAATATTTCTAA
- a CDS encoding class I SAM-dependent methyltransferase, producing the protein MNNYIKLNEDRWNNVKNDYTEPLTHEELEEVRNNSISVALTVGKKVPKEWFEKANGKKILGLACGGGQQGPVFAIKGYDVTIMDFSKSQLQRDDMVAKREGLKINIVQGDMTKPFPFENETFDIIFNPVSNVYVEDLENIYKEASRVLKKGGLLMVGFMNPWIYMYDADIVWDKPNEELLLKFSIPFNSKELEEEGKITINPEYGYEFSHTLETQIRGQLKNGLAMIDFYESCDKRHRLSRYGNDYIATLCIKL; encoded by the coding sequence ATGAATAATTATATAAAATTAAATGAAGATAGATGGAATAATGTAAAAAATGACTATACTGAGCCATTGACACATGAAGAATTAGAAGAAGTTAGAAATAATTCAATTTCTGTTGCATTAACTGTTGGGAAAAAAGTTCCAAAAGAATGGTTTGAAAAAGCAAACGGAAAAAAGATATTAGGTTTAGCTTGTGGTGGTGGACAGCAGGGACCAGTTTTTGCTATAAAAGGTTATGATGTAACCATAATGGATTTTTCTAAATCACAATTACAAAGAGATGATATGGTTGCTAAAAGGGAAGGCTTAAAAATCAACATAGTTCAAGGCGATATGACAAAGCCATTTCCATTTGAAAATGAAACTTTTGATATTATTTTCAATCCAGTTTCAAATGTATATGTAGAAGATTTAGAAAACATATATAAAGAAGCCTCTCGAGTATTGAAAAAGGGTGGATTGTTAATGGTCGGATTTATGAATCCTTGGATATACATGTATGATGCTGACATTGTATGGGACAAACCCAATGAGGAATTACTTTTAAAGTTTTCAATACCTTTTAATTCAAAAGAGCTTGAAGAGGAAGGCAAGATAACCATAAATCCAGAATATGGATATGAATTTAGCCATACCTTAGAAACTCAGATTAGAGGGCAACTCAAAAATGGTCTCGCTATGATAGATTTTTATGAATCGTGTGACAAGAGACATAGATTATCACGTTATGGAAATGACTATATAGCTACACTTTGCATTAAACTATAA